In Haliotis asinina isolate JCU_RB_2024 chromosome 16, JCU_Hal_asi_v2, whole genome shotgun sequence, the following are encoded in one genomic region:
- the LOC137268687 gene encoding ankyrin repeat domain-containing protein 50-like has protein sequence MHHHDIPFIDDDASHPGPTQNHVQNHSSQATAPEQRRNKVPRVPETSLQIVPYVPPRTRRFTDLQYAAKDGNLQLVKQLLSEGRTDIESIGEYGRTAVMLAAEKGHRVVFDVLVNAGGSMTVIDDDGNNILHLACLGGNVDMVRAVLARNVVDINSRGQFGRTPVMVAAEKGCKGMYNMLVSFGGNEALVDADGMNILHVACLGGREDMVRYIITKNILDINSRGQYGSTPLMLASEKGHKGIFDLIVKRGGNVRTLDDFGNNILHIACCGGNVRMVRYLISKRFVDINSRGQDGGTPIMCAAEKGHRVVFDLLVRRGGNVSLVDDKGDDILHAACLGGNVDMVRYILAKYRIPVNRRGQFGRNPVMAATQQGCKNLFDYLVRKGGNVLHIDYEGNNILHVACIGGHVQIVEHVLSLGFGLDINSRGQRGRTPVWVAAHMGPKDVFDFLVREGADVSQADDDGNNILHAACLGDNVEMVRHILAKKIVDINFRNKNKSTAAMLVNNDGQRSIFDTLVAHGCAVDLD, from the exons ATGCATCACCACGACATACCTTTCATTGACGATGATGCATCGCATCCCGGACCAACACAGAACCACGTTCAAAACCATTCCTCGCAAGCTACTGCTCCAGAACAACGCAGAA ATAAAGTGCCCCGCGTCCCCGAAACTTCCCTCCAAATCGTTCCCTATGTTCCACCACGGACGAGACGGTTTACTGACCTGCAATACGCTGCCAAAGATGGAAACTTGCAACTGGTGAAGCAGCTGTTATCAGAGGGACGCACTGATATAGAAAGTATAGGAGAATATGGGCGAACTGCAGTCATGTTGGCAGCGGAGAAAGGGCACAGAGTCGTGTTCGACGTCCTCGTAAACGCCGGTGGTAGTATGACTGTGATCGACGATGACGGcaacaacatccttcatctgGCTTGTCTTGGAGGCAACGTGGACATGGTGAGAGCTGTCCTGGCCAGGAACGTTGTCGACATCAACAGCAGGGGTCAGTTTGGACGAACACCTGTAATGGTCGCAGCAGAGAAGGGTTGTAAAGGGATGTATAACATGTTGGTGAGTTTCGGTGGGAATGAAGCACTTGTTGATGCTGATGGCATGAACATCCTCCACGTTGCCTGTCTTGGAGGCAGGGAAGACATGGTGAGATACATCATTACAAAGAACATCTTGGATATCAACAGCAGAGGACAGTATGGAAGCACCCCTCTGATGCTGGCATCAGAGAAGGGTCATAAAGGAATATTTGACTTGATTGTAAAGCGAGGCGGCAATGTACGTACACTAGATGACTTCGGGAACAATATCCTCCATATTGCCTGTTGTGGTGGCAATGTGAGGATGGTGAGGTATTTGATTTCTAAACGCTTCGTGGATATCAACAGCAGAGGACAGGACGGAGGTACGCCCATTATGTGTGCAGCAGAGAAGGGACACAGGGTTGTCTTTGACTTGCTTGTCAGAAGAGGAGGCAACGTTTCATTGGTAGATGATAAAGGTGATGACATTCTCCACGCGGCCTGTTTGGGGGGTAATGTGGATATGGTCAGGTATATACTGGCCAAATACAGGATTCCTGTGAACAGGAGGGGGCAGTtcggacggaacccagtcatgGCGGCAACGCAGCAAGGTTGTAAAAACCTGTTTGACTATCTTGTGCGAAAAGGTGGCAACGTGCTCCATATCGACTACGAAGGAAACAACATTCTTCATGTTGCGTGTATAGGAGGCCATGTTCAGATAGTAGAACACGTCCTATCTCTAGGGTTTGGCCTTGATATCAACAGCAGAGGTCAAAGGGGCAGGACACCTGTGTGGGTTGCTGCCCACATGGGACCCAAAGACGTCTTTGACTTTCTGGTAAGGGAAGGAGCCGACGTTTCCCAAGCGGACGACGACGGTAACAACATCCTACATGCTGCATGTCTTGGTGATAATGTAGAGATGGTGAGACACATACTCGCTAAAAAGATCGTGGATATTAATTTTAGGAATAAAAATAAGTCGACGGCAGCAATGCTAGTCAACAATGATGGACAACGGTCAATATTTGATACGCTCGTTGCTCACGGGTGTGCAGTAGATCTAGACTAA